A stretch of Myceligenerans xiligouense DNA encodes these proteins:
- the rplN gene encoding 50S ribosomal protein L14 produces MIQQESRLRVADNTGAKEILCIRVLGGSGRRYAGIGDTFVATVKDAIPGGNVKKGEVVKAVVVRTAKERRRPDGSYIKFDENAAVILKNDGEPRGTRIFGPVGRELRDKRFMKIISLAPEVL; encoded by the coding sequence ATGATCCAGCAGGAGTCGCGACTTCGGGTCGCCGACAACACGGGTGCCAAGGAGATCCTGTGCATCCGCGTTCTCGGTGGCTCCGGCCGTCGCTACGCCGGTATCGGCGACACCTTCGTCGCCACCGTCAAGGACGCGATCCCCGGCGGGAACGTCAAGAAGGGCGAGGTCGTCAAGGCCGTCGTCGTTCGCACCGCCAAGGAACGCCGTCGTCCGGACGGTTCCTACATCAAGTTCGACGAGAACGCCGCCGTCATCCTCAAGAACGACGGCGAGCCGCGCGGTACCCGCATCTTCGGCCCGGTGGGCCGCGAGCTGCGCGACAAGCGTTTCATGAAGATCATCTCGCTGGCTCCGGAGGTGCTCTGA
- the rpsQ gene encoding 30S ribosomal protein S17, giving the protein MSENTEVKATTERNTRKVRRGYVVSDKMAKTIVVEVEDRKKHPLYGKVLRTTTKVKAHDEENTAGIGDLVEIMETRPLSATKRWRLVSVLEKAK; this is encoded by the coding sequence ATGAGCGAGAACACTGAGGTCAAGGCCACGACCGAGCGCAACACGCGCAAGGTGCGCCGCGGCTACGTCGTCAGCGACAAGATGGCCAAGACCATCGTCGTCGAGGTCGAGGACCGCAAGAAGCACCCCCTCTACGGCAAGGTCCTGCGCACCACCACCAAGGTGAAGGCGCACGACGAGGAGAACACCGCCGGTATCGGCGACCTGGTCGAGATCATGGAGACCCGGCCCCTGTCCGCGACCAAGCGGTGGCGGCTGGTGTCGGTCCTGGAGAAGGCCAAGTAA
- the rpmC gene encoding 50S ribosomal protein L29, whose product MVVGTKGMQPVDLDGMDDETLVAKLKESKEELFNLRFQSATGQLESHGRLKAVRRDIARIYTILRERELGIRTAPSVSE is encoded by the coding sequence ATGGTCGTCGGTACGAAGGGCATGCAGCCCGTCGACCTCGACGGTATGGACGACGAGACCCTCGTCGCCAAGCTGAAGGAGTCGAAGGAGGAGCTCTTCAACCTCCGCTTCCAGTCGGCCACGGGTCAGCTGGAGAGCCACGGTCGTCTCAAGGCCGTGCGCCGCGACATCGCGCGGATCTACACGATCCTGCGTGAGCGTGAGCTCGGCATCCGTACGGCTCCGAGCGTGAGTGAGTGA
- the rplP gene encoding 50S ribosomal protein L16 produces MLIPRKVKHRKQHHPKRGGAAKGGTQIAFGDFGIQALEPAYVTNRQIEAARIAMTRHIKRGGKVWINIYPDRPLTKKPAEVRMGSGKGSPEWWVANVKPGRIVFELAGVDEELAREAMRRAMHKLPMKCRFVVREGGAI; encoded by the coding sequence ATGCTGATCCCTCGCAAGGTCAAGCACCGCAAGCAGCACCACCCCAAGCGCGGTGGTGCCGCCAAGGGTGGTACGCAGATCGCCTTCGGTGACTTCGGGATCCAGGCTCTCGAGCCGGCCTACGTCACCAACCGCCAGATCGAGGCGGCGCGTATCGCGATGACCCGCCACATCAAGCGTGGTGGAAAGGTCTGGATCAACATCTACCCGGACCGCCCGCTGACCAAGAAGCCCGCCGAGGTCCGTATGGGTTCCGGTAAGGGCTCGCCCGAGTGGTGGGTCGCCAATGTCAAGCCCGGCCGCATCGTCTTCGAGCTGGCCGGTGTCGATGAGGAGCTGGCGCGTGAGGCCATGCGTCGCGCGATGCACAAGCTCCCGATGAAGTGCCGTTTCGTGGTGCGCGAAGGGGGTGCGATCTGA
- the rpsC gene encoding 30S ribosomal protein S3, protein MGQKVHPHGYRLGITTDHKSRWFADSTKPGQRYRDYVREDVAIRKLMSTGLERAGIAKVEIERTRDRVRVDIHTARPGIVIGRRGAEADRIRGELEKLTGKQVQLNILEVKNAEIEAQLVAQGIAEQLASRVSFRRAMRKGIQSAQRAGAKGIRVQVSGRLGGAEMSRSEFYREGRVPLHTLRAYIDYGFFEARTTFGRIGVKVWIYKGDTTEKEFAAQQAAAAPRQGRGRGERGDRDRRGGRRNERSAERKSEAAPAAAAAEAPAAPAAESGTEA, encoded by the coding sequence GTGGGTCAGAAGGTACACCCGCACGGGTACCGCCTGGGCATCACCACCGACCACAAGTCGCGGTGGTTCGCGGACAGCACGAAGCCCGGTCAGCGGTACCGCGACTACGTCCGTGAGGACGTCGCGATCCGCAAGCTCATGAGCACCGGCCTCGAGCGGGCCGGTATCGCCAAGGTCGAGATCGAGCGCACCCGCGACCGCGTCCGCGTGGACATCCACACGGCGCGGCCGGGCATCGTGATCGGCCGCCGTGGCGCCGAGGCCGACCGCATCCGCGGCGAACTCGAGAAGCTCACGGGCAAGCAGGTCCAGCTGAACATCCTCGAGGTCAAGAACGCCGAGATCGAGGCTCAGCTCGTGGCGCAGGGCATCGCCGAGCAGCTCGCGAGCCGCGTCTCGTTCCGTCGCGCCATGCGCAAGGGCATCCAGTCCGCGCAGCGCGCCGGCGCCAAGGGCATCCGCGTGCAGGTCTCGGGCCGCCTGGGTGGCGCCGAGATGAGCCGCTCGGAGTTCTACCGCGAGGGGCGCGTGCCGCTGCACACGCTCCGCGCGTACATCGACTACGGCTTCTTCGAGGCGCGCACGACCTTCGGGCGCATCGGCGTGAAGGTGTGGATCTACAAGGGCGACACCACCGAGAAGGAGTTCGCCGCGCAGCAGGCCGCTGCCGCGCCCCGTCAGGGTCGTGGCCGGGGTGAGCGTGGGGACCGTGACCGTCGTGGTGGTCGTCGCAACGAGCGTTCGGCCGAGCGCAAGTCCGAGGCCGCTCCCGCCGCTGCCGCGGCGGAGGCTCCGGCCGCGCCGGCCGCAGAGTCCGGAACGGAGGCCTGA
- the rplV gene encoding 50S ribosomal protein L22, which translates to MEAKAQARFVRVTPQKARRVIDLIRGKQAQEAVAVLKFAPQSPAEPIRKVVESAIANARVKADRDSVRFVEDELVIKEAYVDEGPTLKRFRPRAQGRANRILKRTSHITVVLADKEGA; encoded by the coding sequence ATGGAAGCCAAGGCGCAGGCGCGGTTCGTCCGTGTCACGCCCCAGAAGGCCCGGCGCGTCATCGACCTCATCCGTGGCAAGCAGGCACAGGAGGCCGTTGCGGTGCTGAAGTTCGCACCGCAGTCGCCTGCCGAGCCGATCCGGAAGGTCGTCGAGAGTGCCATCGCCAACGCGCGCGTGAAGGCCGACCGGGACAGTGTCCGGTTCGTCGAGGACGAACTGGTCATCAAGGAGGCGTACGTGGACGAGGGCCCGACGCTCAAGCGGTTCCGGCCGCGGGCGCAGGGCCGTGCGAACCGGATCCTCAAGCGCACGAGCCACATCACCGTGGTGCTCGCCGACAAGGAAGGGGCCTGA
- the rpsS gene encoding 30S ribosomal protein S19 produces MPRSLKKGPFVDDHLQKKVDAQNEKGTKNVIKTWSRRSVITPDFLGHTLAVHDGRKHVPVFVTEAMVGHKLGEFAPTRTFRGHVKDDKKGRRR; encoded by the coding sequence ATGCCTCGTAGCCTGAAGAAGGGCCCCTTCGTCGACGACCACCTGCAGAAGAAGGTGGACGCCCAGAACGAGAAGGGGACCAAGAACGTCATCAAGACCTGGTCCCGTCGGTCGGTCATCACGCCCGACTTCCTGGGCCACACACTTGCCGTGCACGACGGTCGCAAGCACGTCCCGGTGTTCGTCACCGAGGCGATGGTCGGCCACAAGCTCGGCGAGTTCGCCCCCACGCGGACCTTCCGCGGCCACGTGAAGGACGACAAGAAGGGTCGTCGCCGCTGA
- the rplB gene encoding 50S ribosomal protein L2 yields the protein MGIRKYKPTTPGRRGASVADFVEITRSQPEKSLLRPLSKTGGRNNSGRITTRHKGGGHKRAYRVIDFRRHDKDGVPAKVAHIEYDPNRTARIALLHYADGEKRYIIAPNKLSQGDVVEAGAGADIKPGNNLPMRNIPTGTVIHAVELRPGGGAKIARSAGASVQLVAKDGPYAQLRMPSGEIRNVDLRCRATVGEVGNAEQSNINWGKAGRNRWKGKRPTVRGVVMNPIDHPHGGGEGKTSGGRHPVSPWGKPEGRTRRPKKASDKLIVRRRRTGKKR from the coding sequence ATGGGAATCCGTAAGTACAAGCCGACGACGCCGGGCCGCCGTGGCGCGAGCGTCGCCGACTTCGTCGAGATCACGCGCTCGCAGCCGGAGAAGTCGCTGCTCCGCCCGCTGTCCAAGACGGGTGGCCGCAACAACTCCGGCCGCATCACGACGCGTCACAAGGGCGGCGGTCACAAGCGCGCCTACCGCGTCATCGACTTCCGGCGCCACGACAAGGACGGCGTGCCGGCCAAGGTCGCTCACATCGAGTACGACCCGAACCGCACGGCCCGCATCGCGCTGCTGCACTACGCGGACGGCGAGAAGCGCTACATCATCGCCCCGAACAAGCTGAGCCAGGGCGACGTCGTGGAAGCCGGTGCCGGCGCCGACATCAAGCCGGGCAACAACCTGCCGATGCGCAACATCCCGACCGGTACGGTCATCCACGCCGTCGAGCTGCGGCCCGGCGGCGGTGCGAAGATCGCCCGCTCGGCCGGCGCCTCCGTGCAGCTCGTCGCGAAGGACGGCCCGTACGCGCAGCTGCGCATGCCGTCCGGCGAGATCCGGAACGTCGACCTGCGCTGCCGCGCGACGGTCGGCGAGGTGGGCAACGCCGAGCAGTCGAACATCAACTGGGGCAAGGCCGGCCGTAACCGCTGGAAGGGCAAGCGCCCGACCGTCCGCGGTGTGGTCATGAACCCGATCGACCACCCGCACGGTGGTGGTGAGGGGAAGACCTCCGGTGGTCGCCACCCGGTGAGCCCCTGGGGCAAGCCCGAGGGCCGTACCCGCCGCCCGAAGAAGGCGAGCGACAAGCTGATCGTCCGCCGTCGCCGTACCGGCAAGAAGCGCTGA
- the rplW gene encoding 50S ribosomal protein L23 — MTIVQKDPRDILIAPVVSEKSYNLLDEGKYTFIVDPRANKTEIKIAIEKVFDVKVASVNTINRKGKTRRTRYGLGKRKDTKRAIVTLREGSIDIFGGPVG; from the coding sequence GTGACCATCGTGCAGAAGGACCCGCGCGACATCCTGATCGCGCCGGTCGTCTCCGAGAAGAGCTACAACCTCCTCGACGAGGGCAAGTACACCTTCATCGTGGACCCGAGGGCCAACAAGACCGAGATCAAGATCGCCATCGAGAAGGTCTTCGACGTCAAGGTCGCCTCGGTGAACACGATCAACCGCAAGGGCAAGACGCGGCGCACGCGTTACGGCCTTGGCAAGCGCAAGGACACCAAGCGTGCGATCGTCACCCTCCGCGAGGGGTCGATCGACATCTTCGGCGGGCCGGTCGGCTGA
- the rplD gene encoding 50S ribosomal protein L4, with protein sequence MAALTVDVLDASGKKSGTAELPAEVFDVAVNVPLIHQVVVAQRAAARQGTHSTKTRGEVRGGGRKPYKQKGTGRARQGSTRAPQFAGGGVVHGPQPRSYEQRTPKKMKAAALRGALSDRARAGRVHVVAGFGIEGTPSTKKALAAIKSLTPREHVLVVLERSDEVSHKSLRNVDEVHVLVADQLNTYDVLIADDVVFTESALSAFLAGPAAGKGAKAVATESEAAEEDSK encoded by the coding sequence ATGGCCGCACTGACCGTCGATGTGCTTGACGCATCCGGGAAGAAGTCGGGCACGGCGGAGCTCCCCGCCGAGGTCTTCGACGTCGCCGTGAACGTCCCGCTGATCCACCAGGTCGTCGTCGCGCAGCGCGCGGCGGCCCGCCAGGGCACGCACTCCACCAAGACCCGCGGCGAGGTCCGCGGCGGTGGCAGGAAGCCGTACAAGCAGAAGGGCACCGGCCGCGCCCGTCAGGGTTCGACGCGCGCCCCGCAGTTCGCCGGCGGTGGCGTCGTCCACGGCCCGCAGCCGCGCTCGTACGAGCAGCGCACCCCGAAGAAGATGAAGGCCGCCGCGCTCCGCGGTGCCCTGTCCGACCGCGCTCGTGCCGGTCGCGTGCACGTCGTGGCCGGCTTCGGTATCGAGGGCACGCCCTCGACGAAGAAGGCACTCGCCGCCATCAAGTCCCTGACTCCCCGCGAGCACGTGCTCGTCGTGCTGGAGCGCTCGGACGAGGTGTCGCACAAGTCGCTGCGCAACGTCGACGAGGTGCACGTCCTGGTCGCCGATCAGCTCAACACCTACGACGTGCTCATCGCCGACGACGTCGTCTTCACCGAGTCCGCTCTGTCCGCGTTCCTCGCGGGCCCGGCGGCAGGTAAGGGCGCGAAGGCCGTGGCGACCGAGTCCGAGGCCGCCGAGGAGGACTCCAAGTGA
- the rplC gene encoding 50S ribosomal protein L3: MTNQQKNVTAVLGTKLGMTQTWDEAGRLVPVTVVSVGTNVVTQVRTEETDGYAAVQLAYGQIDPRKVTKPMKGHFDKAGVTPRRHVAEVRTENSAEFSLGQEITAEAFEAGSVVDVTGTTKGKGTAGVMKRHGFSGVGASHGSHRNHRKPGSIGGASTPSRVFKGLRMAGRMGNARKTVQNLTVHAVDAEKGLLLVKGAVPGNKGGVVLVRTAAKGA; the protein is encoded by the coding sequence ATGACCAACCAGCAGAAGAACGTGACCGCGGTGCTCGGGACCAAGCTCGGCATGACCCAGACCTGGGACGAGGCCGGTCGCCTCGTGCCGGTGACGGTCGTGTCGGTGGGCACGAATGTCGTGACCCAGGTCCGTACCGAGGAGACGGACGGCTACGCCGCCGTCCAGCTCGCGTACGGCCAGATCGACCCCCGCAAGGTCACCAAGCCGATGAAGGGCCACTTCGACAAGGCCGGCGTGACGCCGCGCCGTCACGTGGCCGAGGTGCGTACCGAGAACTCCGCGGAGTTCTCGCTCGGTCAGGAGATCACGGCCGAGGCCTTCGAGGCCGGCTCCGTGGTCGACGTGACCGGCACGACCAAGGGCAAGGGCACCGCGGGTGTCATGAAGCGCCACGGCTTCTCCGGCGTCGGCGCTTCGCACGGTTCGCACCGCAACCACCGCAAGCCCGGCTCGATCGGCGGCGCCTCGACGCCGTCGCGCGTGTTCAAGGGCCTGCGCATGGCCGGTCGCATGGGTAACGCCCGTAAGACCGTCCAGAACCTGACCGTTCACGCGGTCGACGCCGAGAAGGGTCTGCTGCTCGTCAAGGGCGCGGTTCCGGGTAACAAGGGTGGCGTCGTCCTCGTCCGTACCGCTGCGAAGGGAGCGTGA
- the rpsJ gene encoding 30S ribosomal protein S10 has translation MAGQKIRIRLKSYDHEVIDSSARKIVDTVTRAGATVVGPVPLPTEKNVFTVIRSPHKYKDSREHFEMRTHKRLIDIVDPTPKAVDSLMRLDLPADVNIEIKL, from the coding sequence ATGGCGGGACAGAAGATCCGCATCCGGCTCAAGTCCTACGACCACGAGGTGATCGACAGCTCGGCGCGCAAGATCGTCGACACGGTCACTCGCGCTGGTGCGACGGTCGTGGGTCCGGTGCCGCTGCCGACGGAGAAGAATGTCTTCACCGTCATCCGGTCGCCTCACAAGTACAAGGACAGCCGCGAGCACTTCGAGATGCGTACGCACAAGCGGCTCATCGACATCGTCGACCCGACGCCCAAGGCCGTCGATTCGCTCATGCGTCTCGACCTGCCGGCGGACGTGAACATCGAGATCAAGCTCTGA
- the tuf gene encoding elongation factor Tu, producing MAKAKFERTKPHVNIGTIGHVDHGKTTLTAAISKTLADKFPDLPANTQRNFDEIDAAPEEKQRGITINIAHIEYETPKRHYAHVDAPGHADYIKNMITGAAQMDGAILVVAATDGPMAQTREHVLLARQVGVPYLLVALNKADMVEDEELLELVEMEVRELLSSQEFPGDDVPVVRVSGLKALEGDPEWTAKIVELMEAVDENVPEPQRDLDKPFLMPIEDVFTITGRGTVVTGKVERGKLDINSEVEIVGIREPQKTTVTGIETFHKQMDQAQAGDNTGLLLRGTKREDVERGQVVVKPGSITPHTNFEAQVYILGKDEGGRHNPFFSNYRPQFYFRTTDVTGVIQLPEGTEMVMPGDNTEMTVELIQPIAMEEGLGFAIREGGRTVGSGRVTKILK from the coding sequence GTGGCTAAGGCCAAGTTCGAGCGGACCAAGCCGCACGTCAACATCGGCACGATCGGTCACGTCGACCACGGCAAGACGACGCTGACCGCCGCGATCTCGAAGACGCTCGCCGACAAGTTCCCGGACCTGCCGGCGAACACGCAGCGCAACTTCGACGAGATCGACGCCGCGCCGGAGGAGAAGCAGCGCGGTATCACGATCAACATCGCGCACATCGAGTACGAGACGCCGAAGCGCCACTACGCGCACGTCGACGCTCCCGGTCACGCCGACTACATCAAGAACATGATCACCGGTGCCGCCCAGATGGACGGCGCGATCCTGGTGGTCGCCGCGACCGACGGTCCGATGGCGCAGACGCGTGAGCACGTGCTGCTCGCCCGCCAGGTGGGCGTGCCCTACCTGCTGGTCGCGCTCAACAAGGCCGACATGGTCGAGGACGAGGAGCTCCTCGAGCTCGTCGAGATGGAGGTCCGCGAGCTGCTGTCGTCGCAGGAGTTCCCCGGCGACGACGTGCCCGTGGTGCGCGTTTCCGGCCTCAAGGCCCTCGAGGGTGACCCCGAGTGGACCGCGAAGATCGTCGAGCTGATGGAAGCTGTCGACGAGAACGTCCCGGAGCCGCAGCGCGACCTGGACAAGCCGTTCCTGATGCCGATCGAGGACGTCTTCACGATCACCGGTCGTGGCACCGTCGTCACCGGCAAGGTGGAGCGCGGCAAGCTCGACATCAACTCCGAGGTCGAGATCGTGGGTATCCGCGAGCCGCAGAAGACCACGGTCACCGGTATCGAGACGTTCCACAAGCAGATGGACCAGGCGCAGGCCGGCGACAACACCGGTCTGCTGCTGCGCGGTACCAAGCGCGAGGACGTCGAGCGTGGCCAGGTCGTCGTGAAGCCGGGTTCGATCACGCCGCACACCAACTTCGAGGCTCAGGTCTACATCCTGGGCAAGGACGAGGGTGGCCGTCACAACCCGTTCTTCTCGAACTACCGCCCGCAGTTCTACTTCCGCACCACGGACGTCACCGGCGTCATCCAGCTGCCCGAGGGCACCGAGATGGTCATGCCGGGCGACAACACCGAGATGACGGTCGAGCTGATCCAGCCGATCGCCATGGAAGAGGGCCTCGGCTTCGCCATCCGCGAGGGTGGCCGCACGGTCGGTTCCGGCCGCGTCACCAAGATCCTCAAGTGA
- the fusA gene encoding elongation factor G — MALDVLTDLKKVRNIGIMAHIDAGKTTTTERILFYTGVNYKIGETHDGASTMDWMAQEQERGITITSAATTCYWKNNQINIIDTPGHVDFTVEVERSLRVLDGAVAVFDGKEGVEPQSETVWRQADKYDVPRICFVNKMDKLGADFYFTVKTIVERLKAKPLVIQLPIGAENDFEGVVDLVEMKALTWRGDTKMGEEYEVEEIPADLQEKAEQYREELVEAVAEADDDLMEKYLGGEALTKEEIKAGIRKLVISSAAFPVLCGSAYKNKGVQPMLDAVIDYLPSPLDVPSIEGHDTKDAEKVIERHADATEPFAGLAFKVATHPFFGKLTYVRVYSGKASQGAQVQNTTKGKKERIGKMFQMHSNKENPVEEAQAGHIYAFIGLKDVTTGDTLSDPSNQVILESMSFPEPVIDVAIEPKTKADQEKMSTAIQKLLEEDPTYRISLDEETGQTVIGGMGELHLDIMVDRMRREFKVEANVGKPQVAYRETIRRKAEKIDYTHKKQTGGSGQFAKVQVTFEPLETTEGELYEFSNAVTGGRIPREYIPSVDAGIQSAMEQGVLAGFPVVGVKATLLDGAYHDVDSSEMAFKIAGSMVFKEGVKRADPVLLEPVMAVEVRTPEEYMGDVIGDLNSRRGMIQSMEDATGVKVVRAAVPLSEMFGYIGDLRSKTQGRAVYSMQFDSYAEVPRAVADEIIKKTRGE; from the coding sequence GTGGCACTCGACGTGCTGACCGACCTGAAAAAGGTCCGCAACATCGGCATCATGGCCCACATCGATGCCGGCAAGACCACTACGACTGAGCGCATCCTGTTCTACACGGGTGTGAACTACAAGATCGGTGAGACGCACGACGGCGCCTCGACGATGGACTGGATGGCCCAGGAGCAGGAGCGCGGCATCACGATCACGTCCGCCGCGACGACGTGCTACTGGAAGAACAACCAGATCAACATCATCGACACGCCCGGCCACGTCGACTTCACGGTCGAGGTGGAGCGCTCGCTCCGCGTGCTCGACGGTGCCGTCGCGGTGTTCGACGGCAAGGAAGGTGTGGAGCCGCAGTCCGAGACGGTGTGGCGCCAGGCCGACAAGTACGACGTCCCGCGCATCTGCTTCGTCAACAAGATGGACAAGCTCGGTGCGGACTTCTACTTCACCGTGAAGACCATCGTGGAGCGCCTCAAGGCGAAGCCGCTCGTGATCCAGCTGCCGATCGGCGCGGAGAACGACTTCGAGGGCGTCGTCGACCTCGTCGAGATGAAGGCGCTCACCTGGCGTGGCGACACGAAGATGGGCGAGGAGTACGAGGTCGAGGAGATCCCGGCCGACCTCCAGGAGAAGGCCGAGCAGTACCGCGAGGAACTGGTCGAGGCCGTCGCCGAGGCGGACGACGACCTGATGGAGAAGTACCTCGGCGGCGAGGCGCTGACCAAGGAAGAGATCAAGGCGGGCATCCGCAAGCTGGTCATCTCCTCGGCGGCGTTCCCGGTGCTGTGCGGCTCCGCGTACAAGAACAAGGGCGTCCAGCCCATGCTCGACGCGGTGATCGACTACCTGCCGTCCCCGCTCGACGTGCCCTCCATCGAGGGCCACGACACCAAGGACGCGGAGAAGGTCATCGAGCGGCACGCGGACGCCACCGAGCCCTTCGCGGGCCTGGCGTTCAAGGTCGCGACGCACCCGTTCTTCGGCAAGCTCACCTACGTGCGCGTGTACTCCGGCAAGGCCAGCCAGGGCGCTCAGGTGCAGAACACCACCAAGGGCAAGAAGGAACGCATCGGGAAGATGTTCCAGATGCATTCCAACAAGGAGAACCCGGTCGAGGAAGCGCAGGCCGGTCACATCTACGCGTTCATCGGGCTGAAGGACGTCACCACCGGTGACACCCTGAGCGACCCGAGCAACCAGGTCATCCTGGAGTCGATGTCCTTCCCGGAGCCCGTCATCGACGTGGCGATCGAGCCGAAGACGAAGGCCGACCAGGAGAAGATGTCCACGGCGATCCAGAAGCTCCTCGAAGAGGACCCGACGTATCGCATCTCGCTGGACGAGGAGACCGGCCAGACCGTCATCGGCGGTATGGGCGAACTCCACCTCGACATCATGGTCGACCGGATGCGCCGGGAGTTCAAGGTCGAGGCGAACGTCGGTAAGCCGCAGGTGGCGTATCGCGAGACGATCCGTCGCAAGGCGGAGAAGATCGACTACACGCACAAGAAGCAGACGGGTGGCTCGGGCCAGTTCGCGAAGGTCCAGGTGACCTTCGAGCCGCTGGAGACCACGGAGGGTGAGCTCTACGAGTTCTCCAACGCGGTGACCGGTGGGCGTATCCCGCGCGAGTACATCCCGTCCGTCGACGCGGGCATCCAGTCCGCCATGGAACAGGGCGTGCTGGCCGGGTTCCCCGTGGTCGGTGTCAAGGCGACGCTGCTCGACGGCGCGTACCACGACGTCGACTCCTCCGAGATGGCATTCAAGATCGCCGGCTCGATGGTGTTCAAGGAGGGCGTGAAGCGCGCCGACCCGGTGCTGCTCGAGCCCGTCATGGCCGTCGAGGTCCGGACGCCCGAGGAGTACATGGGCGACGTGATCGGTGACCTGAACTCGCGTCGTGGGATGATCCAGTCCATGGAAGACGCCACCGGTGTCAAGGTCGTTCGGGCCGCCGTACCGTTGAGCGAGATGTTCGGGTACATCGGTGACCTTCGGTCGAAGACCCAGGGGCGTGCCGTGTACTCGATGCAGTTCGACAGCTACGCGGAGGTTCCCCGCGCGGTTGCCGACGAGATCATCAAGAAGACCCGGGGCGAGTGA
- the rpsG gene encoding 30S ribosomal protein S7, which yields MPRKGPAPKRPLIVDPVYGSPVVTQLINKVLLDGKKSTAEAIVYGALEGVRSKTDQDPVVVLKRALDNVRPALEVRSRRVGGATYQVPVEVRPSRSTTLALRWLTDFSRARREKTMTERLMNEILDASNGLGAAVKRREDMHKMADSNKAFAHYRW from the coding sequence ATGCCCCGCAAGGGACCGGCCCCGAAGCGGCCGCTCATCGTCGACCCGGTCTACGGGTCCCCGGTCGTCACGCAGCTGATCAACAAGGTGCTGCTGGACGGCAAGAAGTCCACCGCCGAGGCGATCGTGTACGGCGCCCTCGAGGGTGTCCGCAGCAAGACGGACCAGGACCCGGTCGTCGTGCTGAAGCGCGCGCTCGACAACGTCCGCCCCGCGCTCGAGGTGCGTTCCCGCCGCGTCGGTGGCGCCACCTACCAGGTGCCGGTCGAGGTGCGCCCCTCACGCTCCACGACGCTCGCGCTCCGCTGGCTCACCGACTTCTCCCGGGCTCGCCGCGAGAAGACGATGACCGAGCGTCTGATGAACGAGATCCTCGATGCCTCGAACGGTCTCGGTGCCGCGGTCAAGCGCCGCGAGGACATGCACAAGATGGCCGACTCCAACAAGGCCTTCGCGCACTACCGCTGGTAA
- the rpsL gene encoding 30S ribosomal protein S12: MPTIQQLVRKGRSSKAGKSKTPALKGSPQRRGVCTRVYTTTPKKPNSALRKVARVKLSTGIEVTAYIPGVGHNLQEHSIVLVRGGRVKDLPGVRYKIIRGALDTQGVKGRQQARSRYGAKKEKS, translated from the coding sequence GTGCCTACGATCCAGCAGCTCGTCCGCAAGGGCCGGAGCTCCAAGGCCGGGAAGTCGAAGACCCCGGCCCTCAAGGGTTCCCCCCAGCGGCGCGGCGTGTGCACCCGTGTGTACACCACCACCCCCAAGAAGCCGAACTCCGCGCTCCGCAAGGTCGCGCGCGTGAAGCTCTCCACCGGCATCGAGGTCACCGCGTACATCCCCGGTGTCGGCCACAACCTGCAGGAGCACTCGATCGTGCTCGTGCGCGGCGGCCGTGTGAAGGACCTCCCGGGTGTTCGTTACAAGATCATCCGCGGCGCCCTCGACACGCAGGGCGTGAAGGGCCGCCAGCAGGCGCGCTCCCGCTACGGCGCCAAGAAGGAGAAGAGCTGA